A genomic segment from Janibacter sp. DB-40 encodes:
- a CDS encoding thymidylate synthase translates to MRQYLDLLAHVRDHGVAKDDRTGTGTRSVFGYQMRFDLAEGFPVLTTKKLHLRSIIGELLWFLRGETNVRWLQERGISIWDEWADEDGDLGPVYGHQWRSWPDPDGGSIDQIARLIEGLRTNPDSRRHIVSAWNVAEVGEMALPPCHTMFQFYVTPAVDGGRPRLSCQLYQRSADIFLGVPFNIASYALLTMMVAAQVDMEPGEFVHTLGDAHLYLNHLEQADLQLTREPGPLPTMEIAERGSIDAYEIEDFTLVGYHAAPSIKAPIAV, encoded by the coding sequence ATGCGCCAGTACCTCGACCTGCTTGCCCACGTCCGCGACCACGGTGTCGCGAAGGATGACCGGACCGGCACGGGCACCCGGAGCGTCTTCGGGTACCAGATGCGCTTCGACCTCGCCGAGGGTTTTCCGGTGCTCACGACCAAGAAGCTGCACCTGCGCTCGATCATCGGCGAGCTGCTGTGGTTCCTGCGCGGCGAGACCAATGTGCGGTGGCTGCAGGAGCGCGGCATCTCCATCTGGGACGAGTGGGCGGACGAGGACGGCGACCTCGGCCCGGTCTACGGGCACCAGTGGCGCTCCTGGCCGGACCCGGACGGCGGCAGCATCGACCAGATCGCCCGGCTGATCGAGGGACTGCGCACCAACCCGGACAGCCGGCGGCACATCGTCTCGGCGTGGAACGTCGCGGAGGTCGGCGAGATGGCGCTGCCGCCGTGCCACACGATGTTCCAGTTCTACGTCACGCCGGCGGTCGACGGCGGCCGCCCGCGGCTGTCCTGCCAGCTCTACCAGCGCAGCGCCGACATCTTCCTGGGCGTGCCCTTCAACATCGCCTCCTACGCACTGCTGACGATGATGGTCGCCGCGCAGGTGGACATGGAGCCGGGCGAGTTCGTGCACACCCTCGGCGACGCGCACCTCTACCTCAACCACCTCGAGCAGGCCGACCTGCAGCTGACCCGCGAGCCCGGGCCGTTGCCGACCATGGAGATCGCCGAGCGCGGCTCGATCGACGCCTACGAGATCGAGGACTTCACGCTCGTCGGCTACCACGCCGCCCCCTCGATCAAGGCACCGATCGCCGTATGA
- a CDS encoding SatD family protein, giving the protein MTVVVTLIGDVVSSRSAPDRQELHALLQETLTAVTAATDPIHPLRITVGDEFQGAWERRGPALHAAFLLRLSLLPRVETRYGLGRGEVASLEQDGTVQDGPGWWSAREAITAAKGAEADVRSDGLVVRTRWQEEGPTGPALDAAVRHRDLLVAGLDDRSLRLLRGLLLQRTQRALAEEEGISPTAVSRRVHRDGLEQLVAIDADLAVLP; this is encoded by the coding sequence ATGACGGTGGTGGTCACGCTCATCGGTGATGTCGTCTCCTCGCGCAGCGCGCCGGACCGGCAGGAGCTGCACGCCCTCCTGCAGGAGACGCTCACCGCCGTCACCGCCGCGACGGACCCGATCCACCCCCTGCGCATCACCGTCGGCGACGAGTTCCAGGGTGCCTGGGAGCGACGCGGCCCGGCGCTGCACGCCGCCTTCCTCCTGCGTCTGAGCCTCCTCCCCCGGGTCGAGACCCGCTACGGCCTCGGCCGGGGCGAGGTGGCCTCGCTCGAGCAGGACGGCACGGTGCAGGACGGGCCCGGGTGGTGGAGCGCCCGCGAGGCGATCACCGCGGCGAAGGGGGCGGAGGCCGACGTCCGCTCCGACGGCCTCGTCGTGCGCACCCGCTGGCAGGAGGAGGGCCCCACCGGCCCGGCGCTCGACGCGGCGGTCCGCCACCGCGACCTCCTCGTCGCCGGCCTCGACGACCGCTCGCTGCGGCTGCTGCGCGGCCTGCTGCTGCAGCGGACCCAGCGCGCCTTGGCCGAGGAGGAGGGGATCAGCCCCACCGCGGTCTCCCGGCGGGTCCACCGCGACGGGCTCGAGCAGCTGGTCGCCATCGACGCCGACCTGGCGGTGCTGCCGTGA
- a CDS encoding SMP-30/gluconolactonase/LRE family protein yields the protein MESMQPLTVVPVPGPGAEDVLVGPDGRVWTGTADGAVIAVTPDGRRSERVVQTGGRPLGLEWLPDGRLLVCDARRGLLAVDVDGTGMIEELVTEVDGVPMVFTNNAAVAADGTIWFSDSSRHWGVEVWKSDLIEHTRSGRLLRRAVDGSVTTVLDGLAFANGVALLPDESAVLVAECALGRIRRVGLSGGLPAAGHVVGSAGSDVEPPGEQIFAADLPGYPDNISCGSDGLVWSAVASPPDPVLGMLQRAPQRVRDLALRLPDALKPAPRRTVRVTAHDVDGSLVHDLSADAADWHMATGVREHDGRVWLGSLVEPALAYLDVPR from the coding sequence ATGGAGTCGATGCAGCCACTGACGGTCGTGCCGGTCCCCGGCCCCGGGGCCGAGGACGTGCTCGTGGGACCCGACGGGCGGGTGTGGACCGGGACCGCGGACGGAGCCGTCATCGCCGTCACCCCGGACGGACGTCGCAGCGAGCGGGTGGTGCAGACGGGCGGCCGGCCCCTCGGGCTGGAGTGGCTACCGGACGGACGGTTGCTCGTGTGCGACGCGAGGCGCGGCCTGCTCGCCGTCGACGTCGACGGGACCGGGATGATCGAGGAGCTGGTCACCGAGGTCGACGGGGTCCCGATGGTCTTCACGAACAACGCGGCGGTGGCCGCGGACGGGACCATCTGGTTCAGCGACTCCTCCCGGCACTGGGGTGTCGAGGTGTGGAAGTCCGACCTCATCGAGCACACCCGCAGCGGGCGGCTGCTGCGGCGTGCCGTCGACGGGAGCGTCACGACGGTCCTGGACGGGCTGGCCTTCGCCAACGGCGTCGCCCTGCTGCCGGACGAGAGTGCCGTCCTCGTCGCGGAGTGCGCGCTCGGTCGCATCCGCCGGGTCGGGCTCAGCGGTGGCCTGCCCGCGGCCGGCCACGTCGTCGGCAGCGCGGGGAGCGACGTCGAGCCGCCCGGGGAGCAGATCTTCGCCGCCGACCTGCCCGGCTATCCGGACAACATCTCGTGCGGCTCCGACGGGCTGGTCTGGTCGGCCGTGGCCTCGCCGCCCGACCCCGTGCTGGGGATGCTCCAGCGGGCCCCGCAACGGGTGCGTGACCTCGCCCTGCGGCTGCCCGACGCCCTCAAGCCGGCGCCGAGGCGCACCGTGCGGGTCACCGCCCACGACGTCGACGGCTCGCTGGTGCACGACCTGTCCGCGGATGCCGCCGACTGGCACATGGCGACCGGTGTGCGGGAGCACGACGGGCGGGTGTGGCTCGGCAGCCTGGTCGAGCCGGCGCTGGCGTACCTGGACGTGCCTCGCTGA
- a CDS encoding enoyl-CoA hydratase-related protein encodes MPILSETTDAVTTLTIERTHRRNALDLPTLEELDAAVTAAVEGGARALVLTGSAGHFCAGADLTELEDVSFTERLAEVLEHLAGVPITTIASISGSCMGLGMQLALACDLRVVEDGARFAVPVAKLGLMVNKWTLERAARFWGEGAARHMVLTAAVLDHEDAWRLGFAQRRGGLDVALDLARDAVPLAPLSQRGSKLGMDSPTGPDPTYDEAFARAWASSDLTEGQRAFSERRSPVFEGR; translated from the coding sequence GTGCCGATCCTCAGCGAGACCACCGATGCCGTCACGACCCTGACCATCGAGCGGACCCACCGACGCAATGCCCTCGACCTGCCGACGCTCGAGGAGCTGGACGCGGCCGTCACCGCCGCCGTCGAGGGCGGCGCCCGGGCGCTCGTGCTCACCGGCTCGGCCGGTCACTTCTGCGCCGGAGCCGATCTCACCGAGCTCGAGGACGTCTCCTTCACCGAGCGCCTCGCCGAGGTCCTCGAGCACCTCGCCGGAGTCCCGATCACGACGATCGCCTCGATCTCCGGCTCGTGCATGGGGCTGGGGATGCAGCTCGCCCTGGCCTGCGACCTGCGGGTCGTCGAGGACGGTGCCCGGTTCGCCGTCCCCGTGGCCAAGCTCGGCCTCATGGTCAACAAGTGGACGCTCGAGCGCGCCGCCCGGTTCTGGGGCGAGGGAGCCGCACGGCACATGGTGCTCACCGCCGCGGTCCTGGACCACGAGGACGCCTGGCGCCTCGGCTTCGCCCAGCGCCGGGGCGGCCTCGACGTCGCGCTCGACCTCGCCCGGGACGCCGTCCCGCTCGCACCGCTCTCACAGCGGGGGTCGAAGCTCGGGATGGACTCCCCGACCGGTCCCGACCCGACCTACGACGAGGCCTTCGCACGCGCGTGGGCCAGCAGCGACCTCACCGAGGGCCAACGGGCCTTCAGCGAGCGCCGCTCCCCCGTCTTCGAGGGCCGCTGA
- a CDS encoding AzlD domain-containing protein, with translation MSSTVLWVSVLAACALGFVTKYLGHLVPESLVDGRRRSRIIGLLPVALLAGLVVTQTVGGDERIVLDARLAAVALAVVLLWLRANFVIVVVAAAALAAGLRALGWG, from the coding sequence GTGAGCTCCACCGTCCTGTGGGTCAGCGTCCTGGCGGCCTGTGCGCTGGGATTCGTGACGAAGTACCTCGGTCACCTCGTCCCCGAGTCCCTGGTCGACGGCCGCCGTCGCTCGCGCATCATCGGGCTGCTACCCGTCGCCCTGCTCGCCGGCCTCGTCGTGACGCAGACCGTGGGCGGGGACGAGCGCATCGTCCTCGATGCCCGGCTGGCCGCTGTCGCGCTCGCCGTCGTGCTGCTGTGGCTGCGCGCGAACTTCGTCATCGTCGTCGTCGCGGCAGCCGCGCTGGCCGCCGGCCTGCGGGCGCTCGGCTGGGGCTGA
- a CDS encoding ribonuclease J: MSHPHPDLPLPAPLAEGALRVTALGGLGEVGRNMTVIEHDGQLLVVDCGVLFPEDHQPGVDLILPDFEAIADRLDDIQAIILTHGHEDHIGAVPYLLKLKPDIPLVGSTLTLALIEAKLKEHRIKPYTLGVREGGREKLGVFDCEFIAVNHSIPDALAVFVRTPGGTLLHTGDFKMDQLPLDRRLTDLRAFARAGEEGVDLFLTDSTNAEVPGFTTPERDIAGSIDDVFRKARRRVIVACFSSHVHRVQQVLDAAERSGRKVAMVGRSMVRNMGIAADLGYLHVPDNVLVDVKKLDKLPDDEVVLVCTGSQGEPMAALSRMANRDHRIDVGDGDTVLLASSLIPGNENAVYRIINGLMRLGADVVHKGNAKVHVSGHASAGELLYCYNIVKPRNVMPVHGEWRHLVANAELAIATGVDADHVVLAEDGVVVDLVDGRARIVGAVPCGYIYVDGSSVGAATEELLKDRRILRDEGFISVMVVIDASTGKVVAGPEITARGFAEDEEIFTQVRPKIIAALDEATRKGTTDPHQLQQVVRRAVGGWVGGKIRRRPMIIPVVVEA; encoded by the coding sequence ATGAGCCATCCCCACCCCGACCTCCCGCTGCCGGCGCCGCTGGCCGAGGGCGCGCTGCGCGTCACCGCCCTCGGCGGCCTCGGCGAGGTCGGTCGCAACATGACCGTCATCGAGCACGACGGGCAGCTGCTGGTCGTCGACTGCGGTGTCCTCTTCCCCGAGGACCACCAGCCCGGCGTCGACCTGATCCTGCCGGACTTCGAGGCGATCGCCGACCGCCTCGACGACATTCAGGCCATCATCCTCACGCACGGCCACGAGGACCACATCGGCGCCGTCCCGTACCTGCTCAAGCTCAAGCCGGACATCCCGCTCGTCGGCTCCACGCTCACCCTCGCCCTCATCGAGGCGAAGCTGAAGGAGCACCGGATCAAGCCCTACACGCTCGGGGTGAGGGAGGGCGGCCGCGAGAAGCTCGGCGTCTTCGACTGCGAGTTCATCGCCGTCAACCACTCGATCCCGGACGCCCTGGCCGTCTTCGTGCGCACCCCCGGCGGCACCCTGCTGCACACGGGTGACTTCAAGATGGACCAGCTGCCGCTCGACCGGCGCCTGACCGACCTGCGCGCCTTCGCCCGGGCGGGGGAGGAGGGGGTCGACCTCTTCCTCACCGACTCCACCAATGCCGAGGTCCCGGGCTTCACCACGCCCGAGCGTGACATCGCCGGGTCGATCGACGACGTCTTCCGCAAGGCGCGGCGACGCGTCATCGTCGCGTGCTTCTCCAGCCACGTGCACCGCGTCCAGCAGGTGCTCGACGCGGCCGAGCGCTCCGGGCGCAAGGTGGCGATGGTCGGCCGCTCGATGGTGCGAAACATGGGCATCGCGGCCGACCTGGGCTACCTCCACGTGCCAGACAACGTGCTCGTCGACGTCAAGAAGCTCGACAAGCTGCCCGACGACGAGGTCGTCCTCGTGTGCACCGGCAGCCAGGGTGAGCCGATGGCGGCCCTGTCGCGCATGGCCAACCGGGACCACCGCATCGACGTCGGCGACGGCGACACCGTCCTGCTCGCCTCGAGCCTGATCCCCGGCAACGAGAACGCCGTCTACCGGATCATCAACGGCCTGATGCGCCTGGGCGCCGACGTCGTGCACAAGGGCAATGCCAAGGTGCACGTCTCCGGGCACGCCAGCGCCGGTGAGCTGCTCTACTGCTACAACATCGTCAAGCCGCGCAACGTGATGCCGGTCCACGGCGAGTGGCGCCACCTCGTGGCCAACGCCGAGCTGGCCATCGCCACGGGGGTGGACGCCGACCACGTCGTCCTGGCCGAGGACGGGGTCGTCGTCGACCTCGTCGACGGCCGGGCGCGCATCGTCGGGGCGGTGCCCTGCGGCTACATCTACGTCGACGGCTCGAGCGTCGGCGCCGCCACGGAGGAGCTGCTCAAGGACCGCCGCATCCTGCGCGACGAGGGCTTCATCTCGGTCATGGTCGTCATCGACGCCTCGACCGGCAAGGTCGTCGCGGGCCCGGAGATCACCGCCCGTGGCTTCGCCGAGGACGAGGAGATCTTCACCCAGGTGCGACCGAAGATCATCGCCGCCCTGGACGAGGCCACCCGCAAGGGCACGACCGACCCGCACCAGCTGCAGCAGGTCGTGCGCCGGGCGGTCGGCGGCTGGGTCGGCGGCAAGATCCGTCGCCGCCCGATGATCATCCCGGTGGTCGTCGAGGCCTGA
- a CDS encoding AzlC family ABC transporter permease, with the protein MTADALAPAHAAARRQGLSVGLATGIYGVSFGALGVAAGLDVWQTVALSLLLFTGGSQFAFIGIIGAGGNPITAVATSTLLGIRNGLYGLQLARVLRLAGWRRAAAAHLTIDESTAVALAQSEPPVQRTGFWAGGLGVFTFWNVSTLIGAVVGNAIGDPRVWGLDAAAAAAFVGLIWPRLRDRTGRVTAALAAAIALIAFAPTPAGVPVLLAAVAAVVVGLVDAAPSRARDIEQPEGDLL; encoded by the coding sequence GTGACTGCGGACGCGCTGGCACCCGCGCACGCCGCCGCACGCCGCCAGGGCCTGTCGGTCGGCCTGGCCACCGGGATATACGGGGTCAGTTTCGGCGCACTCGGCGTCGCGGCCGGTCTCGACGTCTGGCAGACCGTGGCGCTGTCCCTGCTGCTCTTCACCGGGGGGTCGCAGTTCGCCTTCATCGGCATCATCGGAGCGGGTGGCAACCCGATCACGGCTGTCGCGACCTCCACCCTGCTCGGCATCCGCAACGGCCTCTACGGCCTGCAGCTGGCCCGGGTCCTGCGGCTGGCCGGGTGGCGCAGGGCGGCCGCCGCCCACCTGACCATCGACGAGTCCACCGCCGTCGCGCTGGCGCAGTCCGAACCACCGGTCCAACGCACCGGCTTCTGGGCGGGCGGCCTGGGTGTCTTCACCTTCTGGAACGTCTCGACGCTGATCGGGGCAGTCGTCGGCAATGCCATCGGCGACCCGCGCGTCTGGGGGCTCGACGCCGCCGCGGCCGCAGCCTTCGTGGGCCTCATCTGGCCCCGGCTGCGGGACCGCACGGGGCGCGTCACCGCAGCGCTGGCCGCAGCCATCGCCCTCATCGCCTTCGCGCCGACGCCCGCCGGGGTGCCCGTGCTCCTCGCGGCCGTCGCGGCGGTGGTCGTCGGGCTCGTCGACGCGGCACCGAGTCGGGCACGTGACATCGAGCAGCCGGAGGGGGACCTCCTGTGA
- the dapB gene encoding 4-hydroxy-tetrahydrodipicolinate reductase, with amino-acid sequence MTTKVAVIGAAGRMGSTACEAVEAAEDLELVGRYDDGDDLGDLGGAEVAIDFTVLTASEGNVRHCVERGVHVVVGTSGWTDAKAEELRGEVEAAGGVGVLIAPNFAIGAVLMMQFAKQAARFYESVEVIELHHPRKVDAPSGTATRTAELIGAARAEAGLGPVPDATSEDPDGARGAQVDGVPVHAVRLRGLVAHQEVLLGNEGEMLTLRHDSFDRVSFMPGVLAGVREVGKHPGVTVGLEHVLGL; translated from the coding sequence ATGACGACAAAGGTGGCAGTGATCGGCGCGGCAGGACGCATGGGTTCGACGGCGTGCGAGGCGGTGGAGGCGGCCGAGGACCTCGAGCTCGTCGGCCGCTACGACGACGGGGACGACCTCGGCGACCTCGGTGGCGCCGAGGTGGCCATCGACTTCACGGTGCTGACCGCCAGCGAGGGCAATGTGCGCCACTGCGTCGAGCGTGGCGTGCACGTCGTCGTCGGCACCTCGGGGTGGACCGATGCCAAGGCCGAGGAGCTGCGCGGTGAGGTCGAGGCCGCTGGGGGCGTCGGCGTGCTCATCGCCCCGAACTTCGCCATCGGTGCCGTGCTGATGATGCAGTTCGCCAAGCAGGCCGCTCGCTTCTACGAGTCGGTCGAGGTGATCGAGCTGCACCACCCACGCAAGGTCGATGCCCCGAGCGGCACCGCGACGCGCACCGCCGAGCTCATCGGCGCCGCGCGTGCGGAGGCGGGGCTGGGGCCCGTCCCCGACGCGACGAGCGAGGACCCGGACGGCGCCCGGGGCGCGCAGGTCGATGGCGTCCCGGTGCACGCGGTCCGGTTGCGCGGGCTCGTGGCCCACCAGGAGGTCCTGCTGGGCAACGAGGGCGAGATGCTCACCCTCCGCCACGACTCCTTCGACCGGGTCTCCTTCATGCCCGGTGTCCTCGCCGGCGTGCGCGAGGTCGGCAAGCACCCGGGTGTCACTGTGGGGCTGGAGCACGTGCTCGGTCTCTGA
- a CDS encoding dihydrofolate reductase — protein sequence MSLPRPLPPSLRGRIALTAAAYAVITRTGEHGREVLLQLRRGTGYMDGWWACGAAGHLEDAQAPSEALAQEAHEELGITIEAAEPLTTVQRSNPLGPIEQRADFFFHVTRWSGEPSLREPDKAAELRWFPLDALPEQVVPHERLVLEALREGHVPPFVERGHDQRLTLVAARGSNGAIGVHGGMPWHLPEDLAHFKAVTTGGVMIMGRRTWDSIGRALPGRTTIVVTSDREWSAPGALVVHDLHEAISVAGPGEVFVAGGGEIYRQTIALASRLELTEVDAAPEAEVFFPPVEPDTWREVARTPREGFAFVTYERQPQTFTESHMNQYGSH from the coding sequence ATGAGCCTGCCCCGCCCCCTTCCCCCGTCGCTGCGCGGTCGCATCGCCCTGACCGCGGCCGCCTACGCCGTGATCACCCGCACGGGCGAGCACGGCCGGGAGGTGCTGCTGCAGCTGCGCCGCGGCACCGGCTACATGGACGGCTGGTGGGCGTGCGGCGCCGCCGGCCACCTCGAGGACGCCCAGGCTCCGAGCGAGGCGCTGGCGCAGGAGGCGCACGAGGAGCTGGGCATCACGATCGAGGCCGCCGAGCCGCTGACGACGGTGCAGCGCTCCAACCCCCTCGGGCCGATCGAGCAGCGCGCCGACTTCTTCTTCCACGTCACGCGGTGGTCGGGTGAGCCGTCCCTGCGCGAGCCGGACAAGGCCGCCGAGCTGCGCTGGTTCCCGCTGGACGCCCTGCCCGAGCAGGTCGTGCCGCACGAGCGGCTGGTGCTGGAGGCGCTGCGGGAGGGGCACGTCCCTCCCTTCGTCGAGCGGGGCCACGACCAGCGGCTGACGCTCGTCGCGGCCCGCGGCTCCAACGGCGCCATCGGGGTCCACGGGGGCATGCCGTGGCACCTGCCGGAGGACCTGGCCCACTTCAAGGCCGTGACGACGGGCGGGGTGATGATCATGGGCCGGCGCACCTGGGACTCCATCGGTCGTGCGCTCCCGGGGCGCACGACGATCGTGGTCACCTCCGACCGCGAGTGGTCCGCCCCGGGGGCACTCGTCGTCCACGACCTGCACGAGGCGATCTCGGTGGCCGGCCCCGGGGAGGTCTTCGTCGCCGGTGGTGGCGAGATCTACCGGCAGACGATCGCCCTGGCCTCCCGCCTGGAGCTGACCGAGGTGGACGCCGCGCCCGAGGCCGAGGTCTTCTTCCCCCCGGTCGAGCCGGACACGTGGCGCGAGGTCGCCCGCACGCCGCGCGAGGGTTTCGCCTTCGTCACCTACGAACGTCAACCGCAGACGTTCACCGAATCACATATGAACCAATACGGTTCACATTAG
- a CDS encoding DUF411 domain-containing protein, with amino-acid sequence MVSTAPAAAARPASRGPSRRGLLLLTGLGSMSLLAACGGEDEVPEGASAGPEGAAGEVDPARLALTVHKDPSCGCCDGWVSHAEDHGFSITVEHPDSLEDVWSRHDIPRKMQSCHLAVNPDGDVFVGHVAARFVLEYLADPPRGARGLSVPAMPVGTPGMEQGDQLDAYDVLLLTEGGSSVFATVTEPSQQQVPA; translated from the coding sequence ATGGTCTCCACCGCACCTGCTGCCGCCGCCCGCCCCGCGTCCCGGGGGCCCAGCCGTCGCGGCCTGCTGCTCCTGACCGGCCTGGGGTCGATGTCCCTGCTCGCCGCGTGCGGAGGTGAGGACGAGGTCCCCGAGGGCGCGAGCGCCGGTCCCGAGGGAGCCGCCGGCGAGGTCGACCCGGCCCGTCTGGCCTTGACCGTCCACAAGGACCCCTCGTGCGGGTGCTGCGACGGATGGGTCAGTCACGCGGAGGACCACGGGTTCTCGATCACGGTCGAGCACCCGGACTCCCTCGAGGACGTGTGGTCCCGTCACGACATCCCCCGGAAGATGCAGTCCTGCCACCTGGCGGTGAACCCCGACGGGGACGTCTTCGTCGGTCACGTCGCGGCACGGTTCGTCCTCGAGTACCTCGCCGACCCGCCGCGGGGTGCACGTGGTCTGAGCGTGCCCGCCATGCCGGTGGGCACGCCCGGCATGGAGCAGGGGGACCAGCTCGACGCCTACGACGTGCTGCTGCTCACCGAGGGCGGGTCGAGTGTCTTCGCGACGGTGACGGAGCCCTCGCAGCAGCAGGTCCCGGCGTAG
- the dapA gene encoding 4-hydroxy-tetrahydrodipicolinate synthase, whose amino-acid sequence MTTSPFGRVITAMVTPMTPDGALDTKGIAALVEHLVETGHDGVVVNGTTGESPTLTAGESITTVREVKAAAGDRLRVTAGVGSNNTAHAIQMAAEATEAGADGLLVVSPYYNKPTQPGLLAHTRAIADAAVLPIMLYDIPGRTATPFATDTLIELSQHPRILAVKDAKGDLWAASQVMAATDLLWYSGADEMNLALLAQGAHGVVSVVGHVAGRHYREMVDAVDAGDLTTARAVHHRLIPVVNALMGTSQGAIMAKAALVELGVIDNATVRLPYVEGPEEHLGILRAGLDASGIGATA is encoded by the coding sequence ATGACGACTTCCCCGTTCGGCCGGGTGATCACCGCGATGGTCACCCCCATGACCCCTGATGGTGCCCTGGACACGAAGGGCATCGCCGCCCTCGTCGAGCATCTTGTCGAGACCGGGCACGACGGCGTCGTGGTCAACGGCACGACGGGGGAGTCCCCGACCCTGACCGCCGGCGAGAGCATCACGACGGTCCGCGAGGTCAAGGCCGCCGCCGGTGACCGGCTCAGGGTCACGGCCGGCGTCGGGTCGAACAACACCGCCCACGCCATCCAGATGGCCGCCGAGGCGACCGAGGCCGGCGCCGACGGCCTGCTCGTCGTCTCGCCCTACTACAACAAGCCGACCCAGCCCGGTCTGCTCGCCCACACCCGCGCGATCGCCGACGCCGCGGTGCTGCCGATCATGCTGTACGACATCCCGGGGCGCACGGCCACCCCCTTCGCGACGGACACGCTGATTGAGCTCTCCCAGCACCCGCGCATCCTCGCGGTCAAGGACGCGAAGGGGGACCTGTGGGCCGCCTCGCAGGTGATGGCCGCGACCGACCTGCTCTGGTACTCCGGTGCCGACGAGATGAACCTCGCCCTGCTCGCCCAGGGCGCCCACGGCGTCGTCTCCGTCGTCGGTCACGTGGCCGGGCGCCACTACCGCGAGATGGTCGACGCGGTCGACGCGGGTGACCTGACGACGGCCCGCGCCGTCCACCACCGCCTCATCCCCGTGGTCAACGCGCTCATGGGCACCTCGCAGGGCGCCATCATGGCCAAGGCCGCCCTCGTCGAGCTCGGGGTCATCGACAACGCAACTGTCCGCCTGCCCTACGTGGAGGGCCCCGAGGAGCACCTCGGGATCCTGCGCGCCGGGCTCGACGCATCCGGAATCGGAGCCACTGCATGA
- a CDS encoding GNAT family N-acetyltransferase, whose translation MPTADASVRAAGPNDAPAVGQVQALVWQEAYDGVVPPQVHAAFDPQSFTAAWRDSLRTPPEGVHRLLVACAGEQVVGFVAIGPSQDPDTGQTTGEVTALGVHPMHRRQGHGSRLLNAAVDLLRDAGAEHVAAWCLVQHEDVRAFLTGSGLSPDGAYRDRVISPDGETAREVRLVALLTQDAQ comes from the coding sequence ATGCCCACCGCCGACGCGAGCGTGCGCGCCGCCGGTCCCAACGACGCCCCGGCGGTCGGGCAGGTCCAGGCCCTCGTCTGGCAGGAGGCCTACGACGGGGTCGTCCCGCCGCAGGTCCACGCGGCCTTCGACCCCCAGTCCTTCACCGCGGCCTGGCGCGACTCGCTGCGCACCCCGCCCGAAGGGGTGCACCGCCTCCTCGTCGCCTGTGCCGGCGAGCAGGTGGTCGGCTTCGTCGCCATCGGGCCCAGCCAGGACCCCGACACCGGCCAGACGACCGGCGAGGTCACCGCCCTGGGCGTCCACCCGATGCACCGCCGGCAGGGGCACGGCTCGCGGCTGCTCAATGCCGCCGTGGACCTCCTGCGCGACGCCGGCGCGGAGCACGTCGCCGCCTGGTGCCTCGTGCAGCACGAGGACGTGCGGGCCTTCCTCACCGGGTCGGGGTTGTCGCCCGACGGCGCCTACCGGGACCGCGTGATCTCCCCCGACGGCGAGACCGCAAGGGAGGTCCGGCTGGTCGCGCTCCTGACCCAGGACGCGCAGTGA